GTGCTCTTTTGCAGGAAGCATTAGAAGTACGTAATGCTAAAATATCTATTCAAGCATTAAATTATATGGATCCAAAAAAGATAGCTTTTTTATTAAAAAATGAACATCTTCAGATTATTACTACAATATTAGTATTTTTAAATAATAATCAATCAGCTCAAATTCTTTCGTTTTTTAATAATGAAAAACGTGCTGAAATTATATTGCGAATTACAGAGTTTCATGGGATTGAAGAAAATATTTTAATAGAATTAAATAAAGTAATAAAAAATTTGCTTAGCAATAAAAAACTAATTTTATCAGAAAAAGGTGGAGTTAAAACTGCTGCTAAAATTTTAAATTCTATGCAAATAAAAGAAGAAAAAGATATTTTAAAAAAACTTAGTATATTTAGCAAAAAAATTGCAAAATCAATTATCAATGAAATATTTTTATTTGAAAATATAGTAGATATAGATGATAAATATATTAAAATTGTTATTTCTAATTTAGAAAAAGAAAAATTATGTATTGCATTGAGAAATACTACTCAGGCTATTAAGGAAAAATTTTTCAAGAATATGCCAGAGCAAGAATCAAAAAATCTTGCTTTGAAATTAGACGAATCATCTTATATTTCTGATGTTTCTATTCAAAATGAACAAAAATTAATTTTAATTATGATTCAAAATATTATAAAAAATGGAGATATTTCATTAGAAAATTTGAGAGAGTATTATGTCTGATTCAAATTTGCAATATGATTTAAATTTACAAGAAAATTGGATGAAATGGTATCCACAAGAAATATTCTTAAAGAATTCTCAGAATAAAAAAAACATACTTTTTCATTTGGATAAAATGAATAAAAAAGATTTTTGTGTAAATATTAAAAATCAAGATTTTAGTTATGATGATAAGCAAGTAAAAATAAAAATAGATGATATTTTACAAAAAAAATATGAAGAAGGTTTTAAAAAAGGATTTTTAAAAGGTCAAGAAGAACAAGACAAATTAAAAGAAAAGTTAAATAATTTATTTTTTTCTTTTGAGAATGATCTTTCAAAGTTTGAAAATAAATTATATTCTGAGTTATTAAAAATAATCTTGAAAATATCATCTTATGTTATTGGAAAAAATCTTAATGTAGATAAATCTATTTTAATAAATTATATAAAAAAAATGATTAATGAAAATAGTTTTTTATTAAAAACTCCAAAGCTCATAGTTCATCCTGATAATAAAGTATTAATAGAAAATACATTTAACAAATTTTTACATGATCATAAATGGAGATTAGAATATGACGATAGTATTGATTTGAATGGTTGTAAAATTATATCGGAAGATAGTTGTTTAGATGCTACTGTTAATGCTAGATGGCAAGAACTATATCGTCTTATTTTTTCAGAGGAGTATTAATGAATTTAAAAATTTCTAAATTTTTTAAAAAACTTTCTTCTCTTGGAAATAAGATTGATGAATTATCTAATATTATTTGCTATGGTAAAATTATTAGTATTAATGGATTTGTTATACAAGCTTCAGGATTAAAAAATAGTTCTATAGGTTCAGAATGTTTTATAGAACGTATTATTGAAGAAAGTAAAAGATATTATATTATAGCCGAAATTATAGGTTTTTCAGGTAAAATAACTTTTTTATTACCATATGAAGAAATAAATGGTATATTACCTGGTGCTTATGTATTTTTAAAACCAGGAAATAAAAAGAATTATCTTGTAAAAAAAATTCCACTTAGTACTCAATTATTAGGTAGAGTATTAGATTCTAGAGGTGAACCTCTCGATCAATTACCGAAGATAGATTATAAATATTATACTCAAATCATAGCAAGAAACAGTATTAATCCTTTGCATAGAGTACCTATTACTAAAGTTTTAGATACTGGAATACGTGCTATTAATGGTCTTTTAACTATTGGAAAAGGTCAGAAAATAGGAATTTTTTCTAATTCTGGTATTGGGAAGAGTGTTTTATTAGGAATGATGGCAAAATATACAAAAGCTGATGTTATTATTATTGCATTAATTGGAGAGCGAGGTCGAGAAGTAAAAGATTTTATAGAAAATATATTAGATGCTAATAGTTTATCTCGCTCGGTTATTATCGCTGCTCCTGCAGATGTTTCACCAGTTTTAAAAATACAGTCTGTATCTTATGCAGTAAATGTTGCAGAATATTTTTTTCGACATAATAAAGATGTTTTATTGATTATGGATTCTTTAACTCGTTATGCTATGGCTGAAAGAGAAATTTCACTATCATTAGGTGAATTACCAGTTTCTAAAGGTTATTCAGCTTCTTTATTTTCAAAAATTCCAAATATAATTGAACGTACGGGTATTGTAAATAATACAAAAGGTTCGATTACTTCTTTTTATACAATTCTTACAGAAGGTGAAGATGAACAAGATCCCGTTGCATATCTTGCGCGTGCCGCATTAGACGGACATATTGTATTATCTCGTCATTATTCTGATTCTGGTCATTATCCTGCTATTGATATTGAATCTTCGATTAGTCGTATAATGCCTAATATTATTAATTCAAAGCAATATTATCAAGCATCTTATTTTAAAAAATTAGTTTCTGTATATCAAAAAAATAGAGATTTAATTAATATTGGGGCTTATGTTCATGGTACTGATTCTCTTGTAGATCAAGCTATTACAATGTGGCCAAAATTAGAAAAATATTTAAAACAAAAAATGTCAGAACAATGTGATTACAATTCTTCTTGTCAAGATTTAAATAAAATATTTCTTTAAATGTTTCCTAATATTTTTTTTGGATATATTAAAACATGGAATATAAAAAAAAAATTTTTTCTATTTTAGAAAAAATAGAACAAAAAAAAATAGAACAAAATTTAGTAAATATTAAAAGACTCTTTTTAAGAGAAAAAGAGCATGTTGATCAATTAAATATATTAATTGATTTTCAAAAAGAATATTTAAAAAAAATGAATGAAAAAATGAAATTAGGCATGAGTATCCATTCTTGGAAAAACTATAATAATTTTATTCTTCTCTTGGACAAAGCTATTCAGGAAAATTTATATTTTATTGAGAATAATAAAAAAAATATTCAAGATAATATAAAGATTTGGTCTAAACATCAAGTAAAATTAAATACTTGGACAAGTTTTAATAGAATTTATAAAAAAAAGATATCAAAAAAAATCCAAAAAATACAAGAGCAGATAATGAGTGATAATTTTATCCAATTAAAATATTTTAAAAAGGATGATCATCTTAATGTTAGAAACAGTAAATAAAATAATATATGAAGAAATAATTATTAATAAAGATAATAATTTTTTATATCCTTTGCATAACAATGTATTAAATAAATATTTTAATGAAAGCAGTGATGATATATCACTACAAAAAAAAAAATATGATGATAAAAATATTATTTATTCTCATTTTTATTTTTTATTAGATAATTTATTAAATATTTTCAGTAAAAAAGATGTAACATTAACTATTCAGAATATTAATTTTGTAAAAGATAAAAATATAAAAAAAAAAAAATAACGGTTGTAATAATTCTTTAGTATTAAATAGTTTTTTAAAAAAAATAAAAAATTTTAATATAAAAAACAATCACAAGATATTACCAAAACACATGTTTTCATATGAAATTAAACAAAATAAATATATACATTATAAAAAGAATAATTTAAATAATTTAAAAAAAATAAATCACATAAGTTCTTTAAGAATAAAAAAAGAATCTATTCAAAATAGAATTAATTTTTTTAAAGATAATATTATAAAAAATAATAATAATAAAAAAATAATTTTTCTATTAGACTTTCAAAACATTTTGTCTTTGTCTGAAAGAACAAATAAAATATACAGTATTTTTAATAATAAAAATACATCATATATTCTTAATAAAGATGATTCAGAAGCGTTAAGAATGCAAAAAGTGATATTAAAAGATTCTGAAAATTTTATTCGATGGAAAAATTTTATTAATGATAGAATACTTCTATTAATTGGAAATAAAAATAGTGAAGCAAAAATAAATTTTAGATCTAATCGACTTGGATATATAAATATTTTAATTCATATACAAGATAACGCAATAATATTAAACTTTATTTCTAAATATAATACAGTAAGAACTTTTTTAGATAATTGCATGCCATTTTTATGTAATTCATTAAAAAAAAAAGGAATAAAATTAGAAAAATATAACATCTTCAGTTCTTTACAACATCAAGAAATAAATAATTATACAAATTTTTCTGATAAAAATAATTATTTTTCTCATAAATATCCAAGAAAAACAAATATGTATGAAAAGAAAAATAATTTCCGAAAATATCCAATCATTGATTGTTATGTGTGACAATTAATATAATTTTTTAAAAAATAATTAAAATATTTTAATAGTTCACACTAATCAATGTTTTATTTTATATTTTAACAACTTTTACCTGTGAGGTTATAAATGGGGAAAAGTAACAATCTTAATTACAAAATTAGTGAATGTTATGTAAGTGAAAAAAATTTAAAGAATTTTTTACAAGAAGATGAAGTTGAAATATTAAACAAAATTAATCATTGTTTTATTAATGATTTTATAAGTTTTTTGTCTAATTTAATTCAGAAAAATATTGAACTAGTTTCATGTAATTTTAAAATAGGAACATATGATTTTAATGGTAGAATGATAAATAATCTTCAATGTTTTAATTTATTAGAAATATCTCCTTATGGAGAAAAATCATTTATTTTTTTTTATAATAATTTTTTATCAGTGATAGTAGATTTACTATTTGGAGGTATTGGAGATTTAAAAAATAAAAATAAAAAAACAACACATATTACAAATACTGATTTAATTTTTAATAAAAAAATCATAAAGTTTATTGCATCTTTTTTTTCTAATATTTATCAGAAATATTTTAGTACTGAAGTAAATTTTATTAATAAAAAAATATTTTTTACTAATGATATAGTTAATTTTAATAGAAATACTATTTTTTTAATTAAAAACTTTAATTTAAAAATTAAGAATATAGATATTTTTTTTGATATATTAATTCCGAAATTAATTATTCAAAAAATTAATATAAACAACCATGTTCAAAAAAATGATTATAATAATTCTATAGAAATAAATAAAAATAATATTTCTTTTCAAGATATATACGATGTAGAGTTGGATATTATTACAAAAATAGAATCTTTTTCTATATCGAAAGATCAATTATATAATTTGTCAAAAGGTGATATTTTACCAATTAAAAAACCTGATAAAATTATCGGATATATAGAAAATCAACCTGTATTTTTTGCTGATTATAAAAGATTTAATAAACAATATATTATTTTTATAGAAGAATTTATTAATAATAATTTGGAGTTAAATCAAGAAAAGGCAAGCTTTAATGAATAATAAAAACAAATATACTCAAAATGAAACAATGATTAGTTCTAAAAATAGAATATCTGAAACTGAATTTGTTAATGAAACTGATTCGCATAATCATGAAGAAAAATTAAATTCTTCTGAAAAACATATAAACAATAAAGAAATTATACTCAATACATCAGCTAAAATTACTGTAGAATTAGGTAGGTCTAAAATAAAAATTAAAGATTTTCTTCGGTTTTCTAAGGGAAGCATGTTAATTTTAGATAAAACTGTAAAAGAACCATTAGATATATTTATTAATGGTCATTTAATTGCGTCTGGAGAGATTGTAGTAGCAGAAAAAAAATATGGTATTCGTATTACTCATATAAAAAGTTCTTTAAAAAAAACAGATTTTTTATCTTAAAATTAAACATTTATGAAAAATAATTTATCTTTTGAATCATCATTAAATGTTTTTCAGGAAATATTTAATAATGAAAAATTTTTTCAAATATTTAGTTCTTTATCTGAAATAATATTATTAATATTAATTTTCAGTTGGTTGTTGAAGAAGATGTCTGCTTTTAAAATTAATAATATAATGTCTTGTATGAAAATTTTAGATAGATTATCTGTTGGACCTCATGAATCTATTATTTTAGTTGAAATTCAAGATATAAAATTAATTTTAGGTGTAACAACAAAACAGATTACTCATTTACATACATTTTCATCTATTTTAAAAAACCAGTCTATACAAGATGTACCAATAAAAAAAATGGATAATATTCTATTAAAAAAAAAGACTTTTAATGATTTTATAAAAAATTTTTCTAAAAAATTCTGGAAAAAAACAATGTTTTATCGAATTATTTCAATTTTATTTTTATTTTTATTATGTCCTACTGTACAAGCGGAAATACCTGGTATTACAAGTCATGCTTTAGAAGATGGAGGGCAAACTTGGTCTGTTCCTGTGCAAACATTAGTTTTTTTAACGTCTTTAACTTTTCTTCCAGCATTTCTTATAATGATGACAAGTTTTACGCGAATTATTATTGTTTTTAGTTTATTACGAAATGCATTAGGGACTCCATATATTCCATCGAATCAAATATTGCTTGGTCTAGCACTTTTTTTGACTTTTTTTATTATGTCCCCTACATTTGATAAAATTTATAAGGAAGCTTATATACCATTTAGTGAAGAAAAATTAAATATGGAAGATGCTATTGTAAAAGGGGCGGGGCCATTGAAAAATTTTATGTTGAATCAAACACGAACAACAGATTTAGAATTATTTTCAAAATTAGCACATATTTCTTCTTATAAAGATAAATATGATATACCCCTAAGAATTTTATTACCATCATTTATTACTAGTGAATTAAAAACAGCTTTTCAAATTGGTTTTACTATTTTTATACCTTTTTTAATTATTGATTTAGTAGTTGCCAGTGTATTAATGGCTTTAGGTATGATGATGGTACCACCTTCAACTATTTCTTTACCTTTTAAATTAATGTTATTTGTATTAGTTGATGGATGGCAATTATTAATTACTTCATTAGCGCAAAGCTTTAATACATAAAAATTTTTATTTTTTTGTTATATGTAATTTGTATGTAATTTAGTTTGTTGAGGTAGAGATATGAGAGGTATGAATTTATGACATCTGAATATGTAATGGAATTATTTCATAATGCGATGAAAGTATCTTTGATTATTGCATCGCCATTATTATTAGCAGCTTTAATTAGTGGTTTA
The DNA window shown above is from Buchnera aphidicola (Macrosiphoniella sanborni) and carries:
- the fliG gene encoding flagellar motor switch protein FliG — protein: MILNGTEKSALLLMAIGAEQAGEVLKNLTPFEIQELITSMVNIKRISTKKLHEILLECYDIAIKNNTFNDNNSDEYLLKMLTEALGEKKGSALLQEALEVRNAKISIQALNYMDPKKIAFLLKNEHLQIITTILVFLNNNQSAQILSFFNNEKRAEIILRITEFHGIEENILIELNKVIKNLLSNKKLILSEKGGVKTAAKILNSMQIKEEKDILKKLSIFSKKIAKSIINEIFLFENIVDIDDKYIKIVISNLEKEKLCIALRNTTQAIKEKFFKNMPEQESKNLALKLDESSYISDVSIQNEQKLILIMIQNIIKNGDISLENLREYYV
- a CDS encoding flagellar assembly protein FliH; translation: MSDSNLQYDLNLQENWMKWYPQEIFLKNSQNKKNILFHLDKMNKKDFCVNIKNQDFSYDDKQVKIKIDDILQKKYEEGFKKGFLKGQEEQDKLKEKLNNLFFSFENDLSKFENKLYSELLKIILKISSYVIGKNLNVDKSILINYIKKMINENSFLLKTPKLIVHPDNKVLIENTFNKFLHDHKWRLEYDDSIDLNGCKIISEDSCLDATVNARWQELYRLIFSEEY
- a CDS encoding FliI/YscN family ATPase; the protein is MARTISSYFFRGVLMNLKISKFFKKLSSLGNKIDELSNIICYGKIISINGFVIQASGLKNSSIGSECFIERIIEESKRYYIIAEIIGFSGKITFLLPYEEINGILPGAYVFLKPGNKKNYLVKKIPLSTQLLGRVLDSRGEPLDQLPKIDYKYYTQIIARNSINPLHRVPITKVLDTGIRAINGLLTIGKGQKIGIFSNSGIGKSVLLGMMAKYTKADVIIIALIGERGREVKDFIENILDANSLSRSVIIAAPADVSPVLKIQSVSYAVNVAEYFFRHNKDVLLIMDSLTRYAMAEREISLSLGELPVSKGYSASLFSKIPNIIERTGIVNNTKGSITSFYTILTEGEDEQDPVAYLARAALDGHIVLSRHYSDSGHYPAIDIESSISRIMPNIINSKQYYQASYFKKLVSVYQKNRDLINIGAYVHGTDSLVDQAITMWPKLEKYLKQKMSEQCDYNSSCQDLNKIFL
- a CDS encoding flagellar export protein FliJ, whose product is MEYKKKIFSILEKIEQKKIEQNLVNIKRLFLREKEHVDQLNILIDFQKEYLKKMNEKMKLGMSIHSWKNYNNFILLLDKAIQENLYFIENNKKNIQDNIKIWSKHQVKLNTWTSFNRIYKKKISKKIQKIQEQIMSDNFIQLKYFKKDDHLNVRNSK
- a CDS encoding flagellar hook-length control protein FliK, producing the protein MFSYEIKQNKYIHYKKNNLNNLKKINHISSLRIKKESIQNRINFFKDNIIKNNNNKKIIFLLDFQNILSLSERTNKIYSIFNNKNTSYILNKDDSEALRMQKVILKDSENFIRWKNFINDRILLLIGNKNSEAKINFRSNRLGYINILIHIQDNAIILNFISKYNTVRTFLDNCMPFLCNSLKKKGIKLEKYNIFSSLQHQEINNYTNFSDKNNYFSHKYPRKTNMYEKKNNFRKYPIIDCYV
- a CDS encoding FliM/FliN family flagellar motor switch protein, with the translated sequence MGKSNNLNYKISECYVSEKNLKNFLQEDEVEILNKINHCFINDFISFLSNLIQKNIELVSCNFKIGTYDFNGRMINNLQCFNLLEISPYGEKSFIFFYNNFLSVIVDLLFGGIGDLKNKNKKTTHITNTDLIFNKKIIKFIASFFSNIYQKYFSTEVNFINKKIFFTNDIVNFNRNTIFLIKNFNLKIKNIDIFFDILIPKLIIQKININNHVQKNDYNNSIEINKNNISFQDIYDVELDIITKIESFSISKDQLYNLSKGDILPIKKPDKIIGYIENQPVFFADYKRFNKQYIIFIEEFINNNLELNQEKASFNE
- the fliN gene encoding flagellar motor switch protein FliN — its product is MNNKNKYTQNETMISSKNRISETEFVNETDSHNHEEKLNSSEKHINNKEIILNTSAKITVELGRSKIKIKDFLRFSKGSMLILDKTVKEPLDIFINGHLIASGEIVVAEKKYGIRITHIKSSLKKTDFLS
- the fliP gene encoding flagellar type III secretion system pore protein FliP (The bacterial flagellar biogenesis protein FliP forms a type III secretion system (T3SS)-type pore required for flagellar assembly.), with amino-acid sequence MKNNLSFESSLNVFQEIFNNEKFFQIFSSLSEIILLILIFSWLLKKMSAFKINNIMSCMKILDRLSVGPHESIILVEIQDIKLILGVTTKQITHLHTFSSILKNQSIQDVPIKKMDNILLKKKTFNDFIKNFSKKFWKKTMFYRIISILFLFLLCPTVQAEIPGITSHALEDGGQTWSVPVQTLVFLTSLTFLPAFLIMMTSFTRIIIVFSLLRNALGTPYIPSNQILLGLALFLTFFIMSPTFDKIYKEAYIPFSEEKLNMEDAIVKGAGPLKNFMLNQTRTTDLELFSKLAHISSYKDKYDIPLRILLPSFITSELKTAFQIGFTIFIPFLIIDLVVASVLMALGMMMVPPSTISLPFKLMLFVLVDGWQLLITSLAQSFNT